Proteins from a genomic interval of Aquabacterium sp. J223:
- a CDS encoding Bug family tripartite tricarboxylate transporter substrate binding protein, with protein MTRFTTLVRRRIALLALGAALLPSGAGAQDYPAKPIRMVVPFAPGGTTDVLARIVAEKLQQVLKQPVVVDSKPGANGMLGGDTVAKAAPDGYTILLTVASAQTLNPSLYKMPYDPLKDLAPISQVINATVLMVVNSSVPVKTVQEFVELAKAQPGKLNYAYGTSGLQLFVETFKAATGTDIVAVPYKGTAPQLSAVLSGEVAMTMDPFTAIPHIKTGRLRPLAVMSANRFPSLPDVPSITEAGYPGVELNSWLALYAPGATPKPIIKTLHEAIVKIVAMPDVRERLLSLNYVPVGGTPEQLMRLSVEETAKWAKVVKDTGFKID; from the coding sequence ATGACGCGTTTCACAACCCTCGTGCGCCGGCGCATCGCGCTGCTGGCGCTGGGCGCCGCGCTGCTGCCGTCGGGCGCCGGTGCCCAGGACTACCCGGCGAAGCCGATCCGCATGGTGGTGCCCTTCGCGCCCGGCGGCACGACCGACGTGCTGGCGCGCATCGTCGCGGAGAAGCTGCAGCAGGTGCTGAAGCAGCCGGTCGTCGTCGATTCCAAGCCTGGTGCCAACGGCATGCTCGGCGGCGACACGGTGGCCAAGGCCGCGCCGGACGGCTACACCATCCTGCTGACGGTGGCGAGCGCCCAGACGCTGAACCCCAGCCTCTACAAGATGCCGTACGACCCGCTGAAGGACCTCGCGCCCATCAGCCAGGTGATCAACGCGACGGTGCTGATGGTGGTCAACTCCTCGGTGCCGGTCAAGACGGTGCAGGAGTTCGTCGAGCTCGCCAAGGCGCAGCCGGGCAAGCTGAACTACGCCTACGGCACCAGCGGATTGCAGCTGTTCGTGGAGACCTTCAAGGCGGCCACCGGTACGGACATCGTTGCGGTGCCGTACAAGGGCACCGCGCCGCAGCTGTCGGCCGTGCTGAGCGGCGAGGTCGCGATGACGATGGACCCATTCACCGCCATCCCGCACATCAAGACCGGCAGGCTGCGCCCGCTCGCCGTGATGTCGGCCAACCGCTTCCCCAGCCTGCCCGACGTGCCCAGCATCACCGAGGCCGGCTACCCCGGCGTCGAGCTCAACTCGTGGCTCGCGCTGTACGCGCCGGGGGCGACGCCCAAGCCGATCATCAAGACGCTGCACGAGGCGATCGTGAAGATCGTCGCCATGCCCGACGTGCGCGAGCGGCTGCTCTCGCTGAACTACGTCCCGGTGGGCGGCACGCCTGAGCAGCTGATGCGCCTGTCGGTCGAGGAGACCGCCAAGTGGGCCAAGGTCGTGAAGGACACCGGCTTCAAGATCGACTGA
- a CDS encoding acyl-CoA dehydrogenase family protein → MDFRLTPDQAAAREMAMDFARKEIAPNWRRREAEGVFHRDLIEKMAAAGMFGCLFPEEYGGNGMGFVAQVLIMEEMMRASIESGMPFNNQGVNVPMAIYRFGTEAQKRKYVPALLSGKTIGCFALTEPGGGSDAAAMRTRAVRKGDRYVLNGSKMWITLGSVADLILLFAKTDPDKGHAGVSAFLVETKDLAGFGAKAIEADIGTRCIPTAELSFQDVEIPADSLLGEEGQGFKLAMSTLHYGRVCVPARGLGIAQACLDMAVQYANDRVAFGKKIGEFQAVQHTIAEMLAQTEAARLLIYRAAAKAELGETFGREASIAKYFAGEAVMNVTEKCLEIHGGFGFAREFPVFRYFTCARVMRTGEGSANIQKNLLGMDELGWKKIDRHPA, encoded by the coding sequence ATGGACTTCCGACTCACGCCCGACCAGGCCGCCGCCCGCGAGATGGCCATGGACTTCGCGCGCAAGGAGATCGCCCCGAACTGGCGACGGCGGGAGGCCGAGGGCGTGTTCCACCGCGACCTGATCGAGAAGATGGCGGCCGCCGGCATGTTCGGCTGCCTGTTTCCCGAGGAGTACGGCGGCAACGGCATGGGCTTCGTCGCCCAGGTGCTCATCATGGAAGAGATGATGCGCGCCTCGATCGAGAGCGGCATGCCCTTCAACAACCAGGGCGTCAACGTGCCGATGGCGATCTACCGCTTCGGCACCGAGGCGCAGAAGCGCAAGTACGTGCCGGCGCTGCTTTCGGGCAAGACCATCGGCTGCTTCGCGCTGACCGAGCCCGGCGGCGGCTCCGACGCCGCGGCCATGAGGACGCGCGCGGTGCGCAAGGGCGACCGCTATGTGCTGAACGGCAGCAAGATGTGGATCACCCTGGGCTCGGTGGCCGACCTGATCCTGCTGTTCGCCAAGACCGATCCGGACAAGGGGCACGCCGGCGTGTCGGCCTTCCTGGTCGAGACCAAGGACCTCGCCGGCTTCGGCGCCAAGGCGATCGAGGCCGACATCGGCACCCGCTGCATTCCCACGGCCGAGCTCTCGTTCCAGGACGTGGAGATCCCGGCCGACAGCCTGCTCGGCGAGGAAGGCCAGGGCTTCAAGCTCGCGATGAGCACGCTGCACTACGGCCGCGTGTGCGTGCCGGCGCGCGGCCTCGGCATCGCGCAGGCCTGCCTGGACATGGCGGTGCAGTACGCCAACGACCGCGTCGCCTTCGGCAAGAAGATCGGCGAGTTCCAGGCGGTGCAGCACACCATCGCCGAGATGCTGGCGCAAACCGAGGCGGCGCGGCTGCTGATCTACCGCGCGGCCGCCAAGGCCGAGCTGGGCGAGACCTTCGGCCGCGAGGCGTCGATCGCCAAGTACTTCGCCGGCGAGGCGGTGATGAACGTCACCGAGAAGTGCCTCGAGATCCACGGCGGCTTCGGCTTCGCGCGCGAGTTCCCGGTGTTCCGCTACTTCACCTGCGCGCGCGTGATGCGCACCGGCGAAGGCTCCGCCAACATCCAGAAGAACCTGCTCGGCATGGACGAGCTGGGCTGGAAGAAGATCGATCGCCACCCTGCCTGA
- a CDS encoding enoyl-CoA hydratase/isomerase family protein, translating to MTYETIQYELRDGIGVLTLNRPRQRNPLSVQMRDELASLMPELAHDASLKALIVTGAGDNFCGGGDISGMRKPVTARTPSEGRNTIRDVQAWLPQFVGLEKPVIAAVDGVCYGAGFSLALAADFIVCTPARASARPSCASAWCPTSAPSTCCRAPSGCTRPRS from the coding sequence ATGACCTACGAAACCATCCAGTACGAGCTGCGCGACGGCATCGGCGTGCTCACGCTCAACCGCCCGCGGCAGCGCAACCCGCTCAGCGTGCAGATGCGCGACGAACTGGCCTCGCTGATGCCGGAGCTCGCGCACGACGCGTCGCTGAAGGCGCTGATCGTCACCGGCGCCGGCGACAACTTCTGCGGCGGCGGCGACATCTCCGGCATGCGCAAGCCGGTGACTGCGCGCACGCCGTCCGAGGGGCGCAACACCATCCGCGACGTGCAGGCGTGGCTGCCGCAGTTCGTCGGCCTGGAGAAGCCGGTGATCGCGGCGGTCGACGGCGTCTGCTACGGCGCCGGCTTCAGCCTCGCGCTGGCGGCGGACTTCATCGTCTGCACGCCCGCGCGCGCTTCTGCCAGGCCTTCGTGCGCGTCGGCCTGGTGCCCGACTTCAGCGCCATCTACCTGCTGCCGCGCACCGTCGGGCTGCACAAGGCCAAGGAGCTGA
- a CDS encoding enoyl-CoA hydratase-related protein, whose amino-acid sequence MPDFSAIYLLPRTVGLHKAKELMFTGRVVDADEAKSLGIVFEIHEPESLMSAAMAIAGRFREAPTETIGVTKTLLNQSFQSDERLMGELEGFASSTVKTLPYHQEAVERFLAKQPPRFDWDRLAGEDMTR is encoded by the coding sequence GTGCCCGACTTCAGCGCCATCTACCTGCTGCCGCGCACCGTCGGGCTGCACAAGGCCAAGGAGCTGATGTTCACCGGCCGCGTGGTCGATGCCGACGAGGCGAAGTCGCTGGGCATCGTGTTCGAGATCCACGAACCCGAATCGCTGATGTCGGCCGCGATGGCGATCGCCGGCCGTTTCCGCGAGGCGCCGACAGAGACCATCGGCGTCACGAAGACGCTGCTCAACCAGTCGTTCCAGAGCGACGAGCGGCTGATGGGCGAGTTGGAGGGCTTCGCCTCCTCGACCGTGAAGACGCTGCCTTACCACCAGGAAGCCGTCGAGCGCTTCCTGGCCAAGCAGCCGCCGCGCTTCGACTGGGACCGGCTGGCCGGCGAAGACATGACCCGTTGA
- a CDS encoding acyl-CoA dehydrogenase, with the protein MIDLSSRIDALSDDERMVRDAAAAYSSRDPEYRRVRDLRGQSPSYDRAAWRELAEMGWTGCRLPESVGGMQLGFAQLALLLEQHGRALASEPLTAAALLAGGALLAGDNEPLKQEWLPRLAAGDWTPTLAWQEAAGSQSVQPSATRATQREGRAVLDGRKCFVPIGETADAFIVSAAAADGCALYLVDRDAPGLAISTQTRVDGGTWSELTLKAVPARAVVASAKVAAAALERVLDEGRLAASAELLGVMGRALEITVDYIKVREQFGKPIGSFQALQHRAVDMFVLVELSRAVLRQSAQRFDAAEDPGERALAASQAKARCSDAALKVAKGCVQLQGGIGYTDECNIGLFLKRAMVLAAWLGDASTHRRRYGERAGDPSEEVESSDPLRREVRSFLTANFPPEWRFPATRMGIKDTLSWQRKLAEKGWAAPGWPTEHGGMGLSAYDQLAMAEEFDRHGVSIATNMGITMLGPLLIRYGSEDQKRNYLPRILAGDLRWCQGYSEPGAGSDLAGLRTKAVLDGDEFVVNGHKIWTSFAHEADMIFMLVRTDPQAKKQEGISFLLADMKSPGITVRRIRNLTGSSEFCEVFFDNVRVPKQNLVGGLNRGWTMAKSLLGSERIMIGNPRLAKYPLQLLHRLMKSRGLLEQPAMRARYDELRLDVEDLGASFVRMAEVLRRGDELGAEVSMLKIWITEAMQRVTDLLLEVGAEGATLDVPTVLADGTQMHTANQYFASRPATVYGGSSEIQRNILAKAMLELPG; encoded by the coding sequence ATGATCGACCTGAGTTCCCGTATCGACGCGCTGAGCGACGACGAGCGCATGGTGCGCGACGCCGCGGCTGCCTATTCCTCGCGCGACCCCGAGTACCGCCGCGTGCGCGACCTGCGCGGCCAGTCGCCGAGCTACGACCGTGCCGCGTGGCGCGAACTGGCCGAGATGGGCTGGACCGGCTGCCGGCTGCCCGAGAGCGTCGGCGGGATGCAGCTCGGCTTCGCGCAGCTCGCGCTGCTGCTCGAGCAGCACGGCCGCGCGCTCGCGTCCGAGCCGCTGACCGCGGCGGCGCTGTTGGCCGGCGGCGCGCTGCTGGCCGGCGACAACGAGCCGCTGAAGCAGGAGTGGCTGCCCCGCCTGGCCGCCGGCGACTGGACACCGACGCTCGCCTGGCAGGAAGCCGCCGGCAGCCAGTCGGTGCAACCTAGTGCCACGCGGGCGACGCAGCGCGAGGGCCGCGCCGTGCTCGACGGCCGCAAGTGCTTCGTGCCGATCGGCGAGACCGCCGACGCCTTCATCGTGTCGGCCGCTGCGGCCGACGGCTGCGCGCTGTACCTGGTGGACCGCGATGCGCCGGGCCTGGCCATCAGCACGCAGACGCGCGTCGACGGCGGCACCTGGAGCGAGCTGACGCTGAAGGCGGTGCCCGCGCGTGCCGTGGTCGCGAGCGCGAAGGTGGCGGCGGCTGCGCTCGAGCGGGTGCTCGACGAAGGCCGACTCGCCGCCAGCGCCGAGTTGCTCGGCGTGATGGGGCGGGCGCTGGAGATCACCGTCGACTACATCAAGGTGCGTGAGCAGTTCGGCAAGCCGATCGGCAGCTTCCAGGCCTTGCAGCACCGTGCGGTCGACATGTTTGTGCTGGTGGAGCTGTCGCGGGCCGTGTTGCGCCAGAGCGCGCAGCGCTTCGACGCCGCCGAGGACCCCGGCGAGCGTGCGCTCGCCGCCAGCCAGGCCAAGGCGCGCTGCTCCGACGCCGCATTGAAGGTCGCCAAGGGCTGCGTGCAGCTGCAAGGCGGCATCGGCTACACCGACGAGTGCAACATCGGGCTGTTCCTCAAGCGGGCGATGGTGCTCGCCGCCTGGCTGGGCGACGCGTCGACGCACCGCCGCCGCTACGGCGAGCGTGCCGGCGACCCAAGCGAGGAGGTCGAGTCCAGCGATCCGCTGCGCCGCGAGGTGCGCAGCTTCCTGACGGCGAACTTCCCGCCCGAGTGGCGCTTCCCGGCCACGCGCATGGGCATCAAGGACACCCTGTCGTGGCAGCGCAAGCTGGCCGAGAAGGGCTGGGCCGCGCCGGGCTGGCCCACCGAGCACGGCGGCATGGGCCTGTCGGCCTATGACCAGCTCGCGATGGCCGAGGAGTTCGACCGCCACGGCGTCTCGATCGCCACCAACATGGGCATCACGATGCTCGGGCCGCTGCTGATCCGCTACGGCTCCGAGGACCAGAAGCGCAACTACCTGCCGCGCATCCTGGCCGGCGACCTGCGCTGGTGCCAGGGCTATTCCGAACCGGGGGCGGGCTCCGACCTCGCGGGCCTGCGGACCAAGGCCGTGCTCGACGGCGACGAGTTCGTCGTCAACGGCCACAAGATCTGGACCTCGTTCGCGCACGAGGCCGACATGATCTTCATGCTGGTGCGCACCGACCCGCAGGCGAAGAAGCAGGAGGGCATCAGCTTCTTGCTCGCCGACATGAAGAGCCCTGGCATCACGGTGCGGCGCATCCGCAACCTCACCGGCAGCTCGGAGTTCTGCGAGGTCTTCTTCGACAACGTGCGGGTGCCCAAGCAGAACCTGGTGGGCGGCCTCAACCGCGGCTGGACGATGGCCAAGTCGCTGCTCGGCAGCGAGCGCATCATGATCGGCAACCCGCGGCTCGCGAAGTACCCGCTGCAGCTGCTGCACCGCCTGATGAAGTCGCGCGGCCTGCTGGAGCAGCCGGCGATGCGCGCGCGCTACGACGAGCTGCGGCTCGACGTCGAGGACCTGGGCGCGTCGTTCGTGCGCATGGCCGAGGTGCTGCGCCGCGGCGACGAGCTGGGCGCCGAGGTGTCGATGCTGAAGATCTGGATCACCGAGGCGATGCAGCGCGTGACCGACCTGCTGCTCGAGGTGGGCGCCGAGGGTGCAACGCTGGATGTGCCGACGGTACTGGCCGACGGCACGCAGATGCACACCGCGAACCAGTACTTCGCATCGCGCCCGGCCACCGTCTACGGCGGTTCCAGTGAGATCCAGCGCAACATCCTCGCCAAGGCGATGCTGGAACTGCCGGGCTGA
- a CDS encoding tripartite tricarboxylate transporter substrate binding protein has product MSKRREALLGGACMLAGVAARADTWPSKPIRLVIPFAPAGASDVLARIVAQKLTQSLGQSVVPDNKAGANGILGTDVVAKSPPDGYTLLMTVGSAQTLAPNLYKLPYDAEKDLVAISNFAALNTMIVVHPSVPAKTIQEFIGLAQANPGKYDFAAGTSLIQLVGESFKKATGTHIVAIPYKGTGPQLAAVLAGEVAMTIDPFTAVQQVKAGKLRALAVLSNTRSTVLPEVPTLVEAGVRGVELSSWVGLMAPAGTPRPIIDRLHAEMVKIVAMPDVKERLAALNYEPVGDTPEQFAAAIAAETARWARIVKETGFKAQ; this is encoded by the coding sequence ATGTCGAAACGACGCGAGGCCCTGCTGGGTGGCGCCTGCATGCTGGCGGGCGTAGCGGCCCGGGCCGACACCTGGCCCTCCAAGCCGATCCGGCTGGTGATTCCGTTCGCGCCCGCCGGCGCGTCGGACGTGCTCGCGCGCATCGTCGCGCAGAAGCTGACCCAGTCACTGGGCCAGAGCGTGGTGCCCGACAACAAGGCCGGCGCCAACGGCATCCTCGGCACCGACGTGGTGGCCAAGTCGCCGCCCGACGGCTACACGCTGCTGATGACGGTCGGCAGCGCGCAGACGCTGGCGCCCAACCTCTACAAGCTGCCCTACGACGCGGAGAAGGACCTGGTGGCGATCAGCAACTTCGCGGCGCTGAACACGATGATCGTGGTGCACCCGTCGGTGCCGGCGAAGACGATCCAGGAGTTCATCGGGCTGGCCCAGGCCAACCCCGGCAAGTACGACTTCGCCGCCGGCACCAGCCTGATCCAGCTCGTCGGCGAGAGCTTCAAGAAGGCCACCGGCACCCACATCGTCGCGATCCCCTACAAGGGCACCGGACCCCAGCTCGCGGCGGTGCTCGCCGGCGAGGTGGCGATGACGATCGATCCGTTCACGGCCGTGCAGCAGGTCAAGGCCGGCAAGCTGCGCGCGCTGGCCGTGCTGTCGAACACGCGCTCGACCGTGCTGCCCGAAGTGCCGACGCTGGTCGAGGCCGGCGTGCGCGGCGTCGAGCTGAGCTCCTGGGTCGGCCTGATGGCGCCTGCCGGGACGCCGCGTCCGATCATCGACCGCCTGCATGCGGAGATGGTGAAGATCGTCGCGATGCCGGACGTGAAGGAGCGCCTGGCCGCGCTGAACTACGAGCCGGTCGGCGACACGCCCGAGCAATTCGCCGCGGCGATTGCCGCGGAGACGGCGCGCTGGGCGAGGATCGTCAAGGAGACCGGCTTCAAGGCGCAGTGA
- a CDS encoding tripartite tricarboxylate transporter substrate binding protein, translated as MHRRRLVLLAGANAAAALSPLPAWSDTWPSKPIRMIVPFAPGGATDVVARLVAERLSVALGQPVALDNRAGANGIIGTDAVAKSAPDGYTLLMTTGGAQTVSPSLYPLPYDSIKDLAPISMVATLGTMIVVHPSVPAKTLQEFIALAKANPGKYNYATGSSLINLVGETFKLATGTDIVAIPYKGTAPQLSAVLAGEAAMTIDPFTAVQHVKSGKLRALAVLSPKRSSLLPEVPTLQEAGVSGVELDAWAGMLAPAGTPAPVIRRLHAEITKIVATPDFRERLAALNYEPAGTTPEQFMQLIVADTAKWAKAVKATNFKVQ; from the coding sequence ATGCACCGCCGCCGCCTCGTCCTGCTCGCCGGCGCAAACGCCGCCGCCGCGCTCTCTCCTCTGCCTGCCTGGAGCGATACCTGGCCCAGCAAGCCCATCCGCATGATCGTGCCCTTCGCGCCCGGCGGCGCCACCGACGTGGTGGCGCGCCTGGTGGCCGAGCGCCTGTCCGTGGCCCTCGGCCAACCGGTGGCGCTCGACAACCGCGCCGGCGCCAACGGCATCATCGGCACCGATGCGGTGGCCAAGTCCGCTCCCGACGGCTACACGCTGCTGATGACCACCGGCGGGGCGCAGACCGTCTCGCCCAGCCTCTACCCGCTGCCCTACGACTCGATCAAGGACCTGGCGCCGATCAGCATGGTGGCCACGCTCGGCACGATGATCGTGGTGCACCCGTCGGTGCCGGCGAAGACGCTGCAGGAGTTCATCGCGCTGGCCAAGGCGAACCCCGGCAAGTACAACTACGCGACCGGCTCGAGCCTGATCAACCTGGTCGGCGAGACATTCAAGCTCGCCACCGGCACCGACATCGTGGCCATCCCGTACAAGGGCACGGCACCGCAGCTGTCGGCGGTGCTGGCCGGCGAGGCGGCCATGACCATCGACCCGTTCACCGCGGTGCAGCACGTGAAGAGCGGCAAGCTGCGTGCTTTGGCGGTGCTGTCGCCCAAGCGCTCGTCGCTGCTGCCGGAAGTGCCCACGCTGCAGGAGGCCGGCGTGTCCGGCGTCGAGCTCGACGCTTGGGCCGGCATGCTGGCGCCGGCCGGCACGCCCGCGCCGGTGATCAGGCGCCTGCATGCCGAGATCACCAAGATCGTCGCGACGCCCGACTTCCGCGAACGGCTTGCCGCGCTGAACTACGAGCCGGCGGGCACCACGCCGGAGCAGTTCATGCAGCTGATCGTCGCCGACACCGCCAAGTGGGCGAAGGCGGTAAAGGCGACCAACTTCAAGGTGCAATGA
- a CDS encoding tripartite tricarboxylate transporter substrate binding protein has product MFGIRTLARFAALLTLAATALSASAQTYPDKPIKLIVPYATGGFSDALARLLAQKFTESLGQSVIVENRPGASTILGVGAAAKAPPDGYTLLLATGALTINPHLFAKLPYDAERDFTPIGRVVDLPYVLVSHPSLPVNSFKEFVAYAKSNPDKVNFGTPGNGTSPHLAMKLLEDAAGISVQNVHYKGNGPALTDLVGGQIHLLLDGLQQPLPFVTGGKLKLLATASPKRMPNLPDVPAIAETIPGFEASTWYQLLAPAGTPAPIIARLNAEIQKFTRDPAMRDRLFAQGALMHHSSPQELAAYSKAETKRWGEIISKAGIKLE; this is encoded by the coding sequence ATGTTTGGCATTCGAACCCTCGCCCGTTTCGCGGCACTGCTCACGCTCGCCGCAACGGCACTGTCCGCGTCCGCGCAGACCTACCCCGACAAGCCGATCAAGCTCATCGTCCCCTACGCCACCGGCGGCTTCTCCGACGCGCTGGCCCGCCTGCTGGCGCAGAAGTTCACCGAGAGCCTGGGGCAGTCGGTGATCGTCGAGAACAGGCCAGGCGCGAGCACCATCCTCGGCGTCGGCGCGGCCGCGAAGGCACCGCCCGACGGCTACACGCTGCTGCTGGCGACCGGCGCGCTCACCATCAACCCGCACCTGTTCGCCAAGCTGCCCTACGACGCGGAGCGCGACTTCACGCCGATCGGCCGCGTCGTCGACCTGCCCTACGTGCTGGTGTCGCACCCGTCGCTGCCGGTCAACTCGTTCAAGGAGTTCGTCGCCTACGCCAAGTCGAACCCGGACAAGGTGAACTTCGGCACGCCGGGCAACGGCACCTCGCCGCACCTCGCAATGAAACTGCTCGAAGACGCGGCCGGCATCTCGGTTCAGAACGTCCATTACAAGGGCAACGGCCCGGCGCTGACTGACCTGGTCGGCGGGCAGATCCACCTGCTGCTCGACGGCCTGCAGCAGCCGCTGCCGTTCGTCACCGGCGGCAAGCTCAAGCTGCTGGCCACGGCGTCGCCGAAGCGCATGCCGAACCTGCCGGACGTGCCGGCCATCGCCGAAACGATCCCCGGCTTCGAGGCCTCGACCTGGTACCAGCTGCTGGCGCCCGCGGGCACGCCGGCGCCCATCATCGCCCGGCTCAACGCCGAGATCCAGAAGTTCACCCGGGACCCGGCGATGCGCGACAGGCTGTTCGCGCAAGGCGCGCTGATGCACCACAGCTCGCCGCAGGAACTCGCCGCCTACTCCAAGGCCGAGACCAAGCGCTGGGGCGAGATCATCTCGAAGGCCGGCATCAAGCTGGAGTGA
- a CDS encoding tripartite tricarboxylate transporter substrate binding protein, which produces MRSILKTLLACVAATAASLASAQAENYPAKPIRFIVPYSPGGSTSMVARLIGEKITENWQQQVLVENRPGGSTIIGTQALAKSVPDGYTIMLVVNSHAANGHLLKNLPYDTMNDFVPVATLVKTELLLDVTPSVPASTLPEFISLMKSKPGQFNVATIGGGGVTRLMTELFLMETGTKAVHISYQGTPPMLTDLMSGQVQFIFDTPVTTLPFAKDKRVRPLAVTGPKRLAAFPDVPTFTEMGMPQIDMNVWFMVIAPAGTPKPIINKLNAEINRVLSLPDVKNVLAQQIMEPFVSTPEESDKMLRAVYDQYGRIIAKAGIKLEQ; this is translated from the coding sequence ATGCGATCGATCCTCAAGACCCTGCTGGCCTGCGTGGCCGCCACCGCCGCCTCCCTCGCCTCGGCGCAGGCCGAGAACTATCCGGCCAAGCCCATCCGCTTCATCGTGCCCTACAGCCCCGGCGGCAGCACCAGCATGGTGGCCCGCCTGATCGGCGAGAAAATCACCGAGAACTGGCAGCAGCAGGTGCTGGTCGAGAACCGGCCCGGCGGCAGCACCATCATCGGCACGCAGGCCCTGGCCAAGTCGGTACCCGACGGCTACACGATCATGCTGGTTGTCAACTCGCACGCCGCGAACGGGCACCTGCTGAAGAACCTGCCCTACGACACGATGAACGACTTCGTGCCGGTGGCGACGCTGGTCAAGACCGAGCTGCTGCTGGACGTCACCCCGTCCGTGCCGGCGTCGACGCTGCCCGAGTTCATCTCGCTGATGAAGTCCAAGCCGGGGCAGTTCAACGTCGCCACCATCGGCGGCGGCGGCGTGACGCGGCTGATGACCGAGCTGTTCCTGATGGAGACGGGCACCAAGGCGGTCCACATCTCGTATCAGGGCACGCCGCCGATGCTGACCGACCTGATGAGCGGCCAGGTGCAGTTCATCTTCGACACGCCGGTGACCACGCTGCCCTTCGCCAAGGACAAGCGCGTGAGGCCGCTGGCGGTGACCGGGCCCAAGCGGCTCGCGGCCTTCCCCGACGTGCCGACCTTCACCGAGATGGGCATGCCGCAGATCGACATGAACGTGTGGTTCATGGTGATCGCGCCGGCCGGCACGCCGAAGCCGATCATCAACAAGCTCAACGCGGAGATCAACCGTGTCCTCTCGCTGCCCGACGTGAAGAACGTGCTGGCGCAGCAGATCATGGAGCCCTTCGTTTCGACGCCTGAAGAGTCGGACAAGATGCTGCGCGCCGTGTACGACCAGTACGGCAGGATCATCGCCAAGGCCGGCATCAAGCTCGAGCAGTGA
- a CDS encoding TauD/TfdA dioxygenase family protein, giving the protein MSISVRRLSYGIGAEVLGVDLRRPLPGEDIATIRRAWVDNGILLLRDQNITPEQHIAFSARFGKLDDHSALFKYRHPQHPEIFIVSTKPNADGSPSDTRETGVNWHSDLSYTLRPAMGSLLYCREIPDVGGDTQFANMFLAYQTLSEGMKKMIEPLQAVHDYAWAIHDTEKGRDSAKAEAHKKVNPPVKQPMVRVHPETGRKALYVSEGITTHIAGMNHDESRAILSYLFEHSVRPENTYRHHWRPQDLILWDNRSVMHKALRDRVPGTHRHMHRTTVLGEPSGELYKA; this is encoded by the coding sequence ATGAGCATCAGCGTCAGACGACTTTCGTACGGGATTGGCGCCGAGGTCCTCGGTGTCGACCTCAGGCGGCCGCTGCCCGGCGAGGACATCGCAACGATCCGCCGCGCGTGGGTCGACAACGGCATCCTGCTGCTGCGCGACCAGAACATCACGCCCGAGCAGCACATCGCGTTCAGCGCGCGCTTCGGCAAGCTCGACGACCACTCGGCGCTGTTCAAGTACCGCCATCCCCAGCACCCCGAGATCTTCATCGTCAGCACGAAGCCGAATGCCGACGGCAGCCCGTCGGACACGCGCGAGACCGGCGTCAACTGGCATTCCGACCTGTCGTACACGCTGCGCCCCGCGATGGGCTCGCTGCTGTATTGCCGCGAGATTCCCGACGTGGGCGGCGACACGCAGTTCGCGAACATGTTCCTCGCCTACCAGACGCTGTCCGAGGGCATGAAGAAGATGATCGAACCGCTGCAGGCGGTGCACGACTATGCCTGGGCGATACACGACACCGAGAAGGGCCGCGACTCGGCCAAGGCCGAGGCGCACAAGAAGGTCAACCCGCCGGTGAAGCAGCCGATGGTGCGCGTGCACCCCGAGACCGGCCGCAAGGCGCTGTACGTCAGCGAAGGCATCACCACTCACATCGCCGGCATGAACCACGACGAAAGCCGCGCGATCCTGAGCTACCTGTTCGAGCATTCAGTGCGGCCCGAAAACACCTACCGCCACCACTGGCGCCCGCAGGACCTGATCCTGTGGGACAACCGCTCGGTCATGCACAAGGCGCTGCGCGACCGGGTGCCGGGCACGCACCGCCACATGCACCGCACCACGGTGCTCGGCGAGCCCTCGGGCGAGCTGTACAAGGCCTAA
- a CDS encoding tripartite tricarboxylate transporter substrate-binding protein, which produces MPARRSRTCRTRARRPAWPTCSAATSTRCSTRGPPPGRTCRAASCAFWRSAPRSASALEPQVPTVAESGFPGFDLSVWYGLLAPAGTPAEIIAKLSAETARVMASPELKERFAALGMEPRSSTPEQFASHIHSETAKWAKVVRDSGAKAE; this is translated from the coding sequence ATGCCGGCGCGGAGATCACGCACGTGCCGTACAAGGGCACGGCGGCCGGCGTGGCCGACATGCTCGGCGGCAACATCCACGCGATGTTCGACGCGTGGCCCACCACCGGGCCGCACGTGCAGAGCGGCAAGCTGCGCTTTCTGGCGATCAGCACCGCGCAGCGCCTCGGCGCTCGAGCCTCAGGTGCCGACGGTGGCCGAATCGGGCTTCCCCGGCTTCGACCTCAGCGTGTGGTACGGGCTGCTCGCGCCAGCGGGCACGCCTGCCGAGATCATCGCCAAGCTCTCCGCCGAGACGGCGAGGGTCATGGCCTCGCCCGAACTGAAGGAACGCTTCGCCGCCCTCGGGATGGAGCCGCGCAGCAGCACCCCCGAGCAATTCGCAAGCCACATCCACAGCGAGACGGCCAAGTGGGCCAAGGTCGTGCGCGACTCCGGCGCCAAGGCCGAGTAG